A stretch of DNA from Microbacterium sp. LWS13-1.2:
CGTACGCGAACACGCCCACGGACTGGACGACGATGCAGGTGATCGGCGGCGATGCGTCGCTCGCGATGACGAGGGAGACCGACCTGCGGGAGTGGTCGAACGCCACGACGCTCAACCCTGCCCGCATCCCTGCCGACCTCGCCGGCGATCCGTCCGTCCTCGCGGCGCGCGACCGCCTGAAGCAGAACATCGCCGCCGGACGGGCACGTCTCGCGGCGCTCGCGAGCGTGAGGTGAGGCCACCGCCCGGCGGTCAGCCGAAGACCGGGGTCTGGAAGCGTCGCTCGTAGCGGCGGATGCACTGCGTGTCGCGCGCGAACTGGAAGGCCGCCAGGCATTCCGGATCGGTGCGGGAGGCGATGCGATAGGCCTCGTAGTCCGCCATCGACGGGAACGTGAACAGCGCGAAGGCCTCGTCGCTGTCCCCCTCGCTGGGCAGGAAGTAGCCGTGGTGGGTGCCGCCGAGCCCGTTGACCAGCCGGATCCACTCGCGGCCGTACTGCGTGAACTCCTCGAGCTTGTCGGGGTCGATCTCGTAGCGCAGGTGGATGGTGATCATGGTGCTCCTTTCATCGGTCGAGCCGGCGGGGCTGCGAGCGGGTCGTCTCCGATTGTCGCCGACCTCCGCGCGGCCGCCCGCGGATCCGCGCCGCCTGCCGCACTGCTGGCCGGATCACGTGCACGTTTGGCAGCAGTCGGACGTCCGCCCGGCGGCGGTCCGGATGCCGGCACCCCCGTATCCTGAAGGCGCAGGCAACGGAAGGCTCGCTGTGAACATCACTCACCTGGAACGGTTCGTCACCGTCGTCGCCGAAGACCTGCACTTCCCGCGTGCTGCCGATCGCCTCGGCATCCCGCTCGCGTCTCTGTACTCGTCGATCGACAAGCTCGAGGCGGAGGTCGGCCACCCGCTCGTCACCCGCAGCAAGCCCACCTGGACCCTGACGCCGGCGGGGGTGCTGCTGCTCGAGGAGGCGAAGCGCCGGATCGCCGAGGCCCCCGCCGCCGCGCCGAAGCCGAAGGTGCCCGCCGGCGGCAAGGCGAAGGCCTCGAAGGGCAAGGGTCGGGCTCCGGCCGTGAAGGGGCAGCCGAAGCCGTTCAAGAAGCGTCAGGGCCGCTAGCACGACGCTCTGGCGGAACCACGACTGCGGCCGCGCCGCCGTCTGCCGGCGCGAGCGCGCTGCGGAACGGCTCAGTCCCAGTCGAGGTAGTCCTCGATGGGCCACGCGGTCGCACCGACGTGGGTCACCGGGAACAGGTGCCCGGCTCCCTCGACGCGCGTGACGCTCACCCGATCGGGCGCGGACGCCTGCAGCTCTTCGCCGTTCGACGGAGGGGTCATGCGGTCCTCGGTGCCCTGCACGACCAGCACCGGCACGGCCGGCGCCAGAGAGGACCATTCGAGCTCGGGCGTCGCCTCCAGCGCCGCCCGCTGCATCGACTCGACCTCGGCGTCGCGCGCCTGCGCCGGGATCTCCGACACGTCCGAGCTCAGCTCATCGGTCGCCACCGCACCCTCGACCCCGAGCAGCAGCACGCCGTTGACGCGTCCCGGATGATCGAGCGACACCGCCCGCGCGACGGAGCCGCCGAAGGCGTGACCGCCGACCCAGGCGCTCGCCAGTCCGAGGTGCTCCATCACGTCGACGACGTCCTGCGCCAGGTCGTGCATCGAGACCACCTGGTCGGCGGCAGCACGCGGATGACGGGGGCCGATGCGGACGACGTGGAAGTCCTCTTCCGCGAGGGCATGCGTCAGCGGGCCGAGGTAGCTGATGTTCAAGCCGCGCCCGGGGATGAGCACGAGCGCCGGGCCGTCGGCTCGTTCGTCGACGTACGGGATCGCGCGGCCGTCGGGCTCGAAGATCTGGGTTTCAGCCAAGGTTTCTGGGTCCTCTCGCGTGCACGTTTGGGGAGTAGCCCGCGCCCGGCCGGACGCGGTGGGGGCGTCAGACGTTGAACCGGAACTCGACGACGTCGCCGTCCTGCATGACGTAGTCCTTGCCCTCGAGACGGGCCTTGCCCTTCGCACGCGCCTCGACGATCGATCCGGTCGCCACGAGATCGTCGAACGAGATGACCTCGGCCTTGATGAAGCCCTTCTCGAAGTCGGTGTGGATCACGCCGGCGGCCTGCGGTGCCTTCCAGCCCTTGCCGATCGTCCAGGCCCGGGCTTCTTTCGGGCCCGCCGTGAGGTAGGTCTGCAGCCCGAGCGTGTCGAAGCCGATGCGGGCGAGCTGGTCGAGACCGGACTCGTCCTGGCCGGTCGAGGCGAGCAGCTCGGCGGCGTCCTCGGGGTCGAGATCGATGAGCTCGGACTCGATCTTCGCGTCCAGGAACACGGCATGGGCCGGCGCGACCAGGGCCTCGAGCTCGGCCTTGCGCGCGGCATCCGTCAGCACCGCCTCGTCGACGTTGAAGACGAAGATGAACGGCTTCGCCGTCAAGAGGCCCAGCTCCTTGATCGGCGCGAGGTCGATGCCCGACGCCGACAGCAGCACGCCGCGCTCGAGGGCGTCCTTCGCCTCGACGGCGGTGGCGAGCACCGACGGGTCGAGCTTGCGGCCCTTGACCTCCTTCTCGTACCGCGTGATCGCGCGGTCGAGCGTCTCGAGGTCGGCGAGCTGCAGCTCGGCGTTGATCGTCTCCATGTCGCTCTTGGGGTTGACCGCGCCCTCGACGTGGACGACGTCGTCGTCGTCGAAGCCGCGCACCACCTGGGCGATCGCGTCCGCCTCCCGGATGTTCGCGAGGAACTTGTTGCCCAGCCCCTCGCCTTCCGAAGCGCCGCGCACGATGCCGGCGATGTCGACGAACGACACCGCGGCGGGCAGGATGCGCTCGGAGTGGAAGATCTCCGCCAGCGTGTCGAGTCGCGGGTCGGGCAGGTTGACGACGCCGATGTTGGGCTCGATCGTCGCGAACGGGTAGTTCGCCGCGAGCACCTGGTTCTTGGTCAGGGCGTTGAAGAGGGTCGACTTGCCGACGTTCGGGAGACCGACGATTCCGATGGTGAGAGCCACGGGCATCCAGTCTACGTTGACGCGTGCGGGAGGCCCGCGCCGCTGCGCTCCTGCCGGGCGTCAGTCGGGGTCGATGCGCCACCGCATCAGGCCGTTGCCCGAGCACCGGCGCGCCGCGATACTGAACCCGTGGACGAGTGCTGTGCGCCGCACGCACCGGACGGATTCGATCGCGAGTTCAACGCCCGGTTCGCGCGCCGCCTCGCGCAGCGGTACCGGCGCGAGGGGCTCACGCCGAGCGCGCGGCTGGTGCTCGAGTTCGCCGACTCGCTGGGTCTCGACGGTGCGTCGCTGCTCGAGATCGGCGGTGGCATCGGCGATATCCAGCTCGAGGCGCTCAAGCGGGGCGCGTCGCACACCACCAATGTCGAGCTCTCGTCCGCGTACGAGCCCGAAGCCGCGCGACTCCTCGACGAGGCGGGGTTGCGCGCTCGCGTGACGAGGACGCTGGGGGTCG
This window harbors:
- a CDS encoding alpha/beta hydrolase, which translates into the protein MAETQIFEPDGRAIPYVDERADGPALVLIPGRGLNISYLGPLTHALAEEDFHVVRIGPRHPRAAADQVVSMHDLAQDVVDVMEHLGLASAWVGGHAFGGSVARAVSLDHPGRVNGVLLLGVEGAVATDELSSDVSEIPAQARDAEVESMQRAALEATPELEWSSLAPAVPVLVVQGTEDRMTPPSNGEELQASAPDRVSVTRVEGAGHLFPVTHVGATAWPIEDYLDWD
- the ychF gene encoding redox-regulated ATPase YchF; protein product: MALTIGIVGLPNVGKSTLFNALTKNQVLAANYPFATIEPNIGVVNLPDPRLDTLAEIFHSERILPAAVSFVDIAGIVRGASEGEGLGNKFLANIREADAIAQVVRGFDDDDVVHVEGAVNPKSDMETINAELQLADLETLDRAITRYEKEVKGRKLDPSVLATAVEAKDALERGVLLSASGIDLAPIKELGLLTAKPFIFVFNVDEAVLTDAARKAELEALVAPAHAVFLDAKIESELIDLDPEDAAELLASTGQDESGLDQLARIGFDTLGLQTYLTAGPKEARAWTIGKGWKAPQAAGVIHTDFEKGFIKAEVISFDDLVATGSIVEARAKGKARLEGKDYVMQDGDVVEFRFNV
- a CDS encoding SAM-dependent methyltransferase codes for the protein MDECCAPHAPDGFDREFNARFARRLAQRYRREGLTPSARLVLEFADSLGLDGASLLEIGGGIGDIQLEALKRGASHTTNVELSSAYEPEAARLLDEAGLRARVTRTLGVDLAGAPEAVEPADIVVLHRVVCCYPDYERLLGAAAGRGRRAVVFSHPTHSLFARLAARTINAVYALTGNPYRAFAHAPDAMVDVLRRRGFEPRYRGRSGPWHVVGAVRT
- a CDS encoding LysR family transcriptional regulator, translating into MNITHLERFVTVVAEDLHFPRAADRLGIPLASLYSSIDKLEAEVGHPLVTRSKPTWTLTPAGVLLLEEAKRRIAEAPAAAPKPKVPAGGKAKASKGKGRAPAVKGQPKPFKKRQGR
- a CDS encoding NIPSNAP family protein translates to MITIHLRYEIDPDKLEEFTQYGREWIRLVNGLGGTHHGYFLPSEGDSDEAFALFTFPSMADYEAYRIASRTDPECLAAFQFARDTQCIRRYERRFQTPVFG